Proteins co-encoded in one Anguilla anguilla isolate fAngAng1 chromosome 16, fAngAng1.pri, whole genome shotgun sequence genomic window:
- the LOC118215090 gene encoding BTB/POZ domain-containing protein 10-like isoform X2 has translation MAASLHSYDSNSSDTENWDQNTSSRPRKLCRHSSSQSRASLPGLEPEVKMNVHGGTEHSRDCRRSGDRSRDSSHERTESQLTPCIRNVTSPTRHHNIDREREPSPRPLRAPLGPGASEGRGPGEMVFVYESTKEGVRSLRAPERVTLIVDNTRFVVDPSIFTAQPNTMLGRMFGSGREHNFTRPNEKGEFEVAEGISSTVFRAILDYYKSGIIRCPDGISIPELREACDYLCISFDYSTIKCRDLSALMHELSNDGARRQFEFYLEEMILPLMVASAQSGERECHIVVLTDDDVVDWDEEYPPQMGEEYSQIIYSTKLYRFFKYIENRDVAKSVLKERGLKKIRLGIEGYPTYKEKVKKRPGGRPEVIYNYVQRPFIRMSWEKEEGKSRHVDFQCVKSKSITNLAAAAADIPQDQLVELHPGPQVDELDILPIHPPPGHSYHSNEPDPDAPSPAV, from the exons ATGGCAGCATCTCTACATTCATATGACAGCAACTCCAGTGATACGGAAAACTGGGACCAAAATACCAGCAGCAGACCCCGCAAGCTCTGCAGACACTCAAG TTCTCAGAGTCGTGCCTCCCTCCCTGGCCTGGAGCCGGAGGTGAAGATGAACGTGCACGGAGGCACTGAACACTCTCGAGACTGCCGTCGCTCTGGCGACCGTTCCCGCGACTCCTCTCATGAGCGAACAGAGAGTCAGCTGACCCCCTGCATCAGGAATGTCACTTCGCCCACCCGTCATCACAATATCG ACCGTGAACGTGAGCCCAGCCCTAGGCCCCTGAGGGCCCCGCTCGGACCCGGGGCCAgcgaggggcggggcccaggGGAGATGGTGTTTGTCTACGAGAGCACCAAGGAGGGGGTGCGCAGCCTCCGTGCCCCCGAGAGGGTGACGCTCATCGTGGATAACACGCGTTTCGTGGTGGACCCCTCCATCTTCACTGCTCAACCCAACACCATGCTGGGCAG AATGTTCGGGTCTGGAAGGGAGCACAATTTCACACGACCCAATGAGAAGGGGGAGTTCGAGGTGGCTGAAGGAATCAGCTCCACTGTGTTCAGGGCCATCTTG GATTACTACAAATCTGGGATAATCCGCTGCCCCGACGGAATCTCCATCCCGGAGCTGAGGGAGGCATGTGACTATCTCTGCATCTCCTTCGACTACAGCACCATTAAGTGCAGAGACCTCA GTGCCCTGATGCACGAGCTCTCTAACGATGGGGCGCGGCGGCAGTTTGAGTTCTACCTGGAGGAGATGATCCTGCCGCTGATGGTGGCCAGCGCGCAGAGCGGGGAGAGGGAGTGCCACATCGTGGTGCTGACGGACGACGACGTGGTGGACTGGGACGAGGAGTACCCCCCCCAAATGGGAGAGGAGTACTCGCAGA taatatacagtacaaagcTGTACCGTTTCTTCAAGTACATAGAGAATCGCGACGTTGCCAAGTCAGTTTTGAAGGAGAGAGGACTGAAGAAAATCCGACTGGGCATTGAAG gttaCCCCACGTACAAAGAGAAGGTGAAGAAGCGCCCGGGCGGCCGGCCGGAGGTGATCTATAACTACGTGCAGCGGCCCTTCATCCGCATGTcctgggagaaggaggagggcaAGAGCCGGCACGTGGACTTCCAGTGCGTGAAGAGCAAGTCCATCACCAACctggcagctgcagctgcagacatCCCTCAGGACCAGCTGGTGGAGCTACACCCAGGGCCCCAGGTGGATGAGCTCGACATCCTACCCATCCACCCACCACCTGGCCACAGTTACCATAGCAACGAGCCTGACCCTGACGCCCCCTCGCCGGCTGTCTGA
- the LOC118215090 gene encoding BTB/POZ domain-containing protein 10-like isoform X1, with product MLKDANTTDTASLFRGAQVACAIVPQLISCCFVSKLSSGPDGSQSRASLPGLEPEVKMNVHGGTEHSRDCRRSGDRSRDSSHERTESQLTPCIRNVTSPTRHHNIDREREPSPRPLRAPLGPGASEGRGPGEMVFVYESTKEGVRSLRAPERVTLIVDNTRFVVDPSIFTAQPNTMLGRMFGSGREHNFTRPNEKGEFEVAEGISSTVFRAILDYYKSGIIRCPDGISIPELREACDYLCISFDYSTIKCRDLSALMHELSNDGARRQFEFYLEEMILPLMVASAQSGERECHIVVLTDDDVVDWDEEYPPQMGEEYSQIIYSTKLYRFFKYIENRDVAKSVLKERGLKKIRLGIEGYPTYKEKVKKRPGGRPEVIYNYVQRPFIRMSWEKEEGKSRHVDFQCVKSKSITNLAAAAADIPQDQLVELHPGPQVDELDILPIHPPPGHSYHSNEPDPDAPSPAV from the exons ATGCTCAAGGATGCTAACACAACTGACACGGCTTCATTGTTCAGAGGAGCCCAAGTCGCGTGCGCTATCGTTCCTCAGCTCATCTCGTGCTGCTTTGTCTCCAAATTATCGTCCGGGCCAGACGG TTCTCAGAGTCGTGCCTCCCTCCCTGGCCTGGAGCCGGAGGTGAAGATGAACGTGCACGGAGGCACTGAACACTCTCGAGACTGCCGTCGCTCTGGCGACCGTTCCCGCGACTCCTCTCATGAGCGAACAGAGAGTCAGCTGACCCCCTGCATCAGGAATGTCACTTCGCCCACCCGTCATCACAATATCG ACCGTGAACGTGAGCCCAGCCCTAGGCCCCTGAGGGCCCCGCTCGGACCCGGGGCCAgcgaggggcggggcccaggGGAGATGGTGTTTGTCTACGAGAGCACCAAGGAGGGGGTGCGCAGCCTCCGTGCCCCCGAGAGGGTGACGCTCATCGTGGATAACACGCGTTTCGTGGTGGACCCCTCCATCTTCACTGCTCAACCCAACACCATGCTGGGCAG AATGTTCGGGTCTGGAAGGGAGCACAATTTCACACGACCCAATGAGAAGGGGGAGTTCGAGGTGGCTGAAGGAATCAGCTCCACTGTGTTCAGGGCCATCTTG GATTACTACAAATCTGGGATAATCCGCTGCCCCGACGGAATCTCCATCCCGGAGCTGAGGGAGGCATGTGACTATCTCTGCATCTCCTTCGACTACAGCACCATTAAGTGCAGAGACCTCA GTGCCCTGATGCACGAGCTCTCTAACGATGGGGCGCGGCGGCAGTTTGAGTTCTACCTGGAGGAGATGATCCTGCCGCTGATGGTGGCCAGCGCGCAGAGCGGGGAGAGGGAGTGCCACATCGTGGTGCTGACGGACGACGACGTGGTGGACTGGGACGAGGAGTACCCCCCCCAAATGGGAGAGGAGTACTCGCAGA taatatacagtacaaagcTGTACCGTTTCTTCAAGTACATAGAGAATCGCGACGTTGCCAAGTCAGTTTTGAAGGAGAGAGGACTGAAGAAAATCCGACTGGGCATTGAAG gttaCCCCACGTACAAAGAGAAGGTGAAGAAGCGCCCGGGCGGCCGGCCGGAGGTGATCTATAACTACGTGCAGCGGCCCTTCATCCGCATGTcctgggagaaggaggagggcaAGAGCCGGCACGTGGACTTCCAGTGCGTGAAGAGCAAGTCCATCACCAACctggcagctgcagctgcagacatCCCTCAGGACCAGCTGGTGGAGCTACACCCAGGGCCCCAGGTGGATGAGCTCGACATCCTACCCATCCACCCACCACCTGGCCACAGTTACCATAGCAACGAGCCTGACCCTGACGCCCCCTCGCCGGCTGTCTGA
- the LOC118215089 gene encoding aryl hydrocarbon receptor nuclear translocator-like protein 1 isoform X2 has translation MNICDDLMADQRMDISSTMNEFMSPGSTDLISSSINPPGIDYTRKRKGSSTDYQIDGFSFDDSMDTDKDKQLGRDCAEQGRIKNAREAHSQIEKRRRDKMNSFIDELASLVPTCNAMSRKLDKLTVLRMAVQHMKTLRGAANPYTEANYKPAFLSDDELKHLILRAADGFLFVVGCDRGKILFVSESVYKILNYSQNDLIGQSLFDYLHPKDIAKVKEQLSSSDTAPRERLIDAKTGLPVKTDIAPGPSRLCSGARRSFFCRMKCNRPSVKMEDKEFPSTCSKKKADRKSFCTIHSTGYLKSWPPTKMGLEEDNEPDNEGCNLSCLVAIGRLHPHIVPQSSHGDIRVKPTEYVSRHAIDGKFVFVDQRATAILAYLPQELLGTSFYEYFHQDDIGHLAECHKQVLQMREKINTNLYKFKVKDGSFITLRSRWFSFMNPWTKEVEYIVSTNTVVSGSLLDGTDPSYPQLAASPQSMDSVLTAGDGPGKRALQTVPGIPGGTRAGAGKIGRMIAEEVMEIQRIRGSSPSSCGSSPLNITSTPPPDTCSPGGKKIQNGGTPDIPSAGMVHGPDSIGYPYSNNSIMSDNSHIGIDIMDEPGSSSPSNDEAAMAVIMSLLEADAGLGGPVDFSDLPWPL, from the exons ATGAACATTTGTG ATGATCTAATGGCAGACCAAAGAATGGACATTTCTTCAACAATGAACGAGTTCATGTCCCCCGGTTCCACTGACCTGATCAGCAGCTCCATCAACCCCCCTGGTATTGACTACACCCGCAAGAGGAAAGGCAGCTCCACAGACTACCA AATTGATGGATTTTCTTTTGA TGATAGCATGGACACCGACAAAGATAAGCAGCTGGGACG GGACTGCGCTGAGCAGGGCCGGATAAAGAACGCCAG GGAGGCTCACAGTCAGATCGAGAAGAGGCGGCGTGACAAGATGAACAGCTTCATTGACGAGCTTGCGTCGTTAGTACCCACTTGCAATGCCATGTCCCGCAAGCTGGACAAGCTGACGGTGCTGCGCATGGCTGTGCAACACATGAAGACTTTACGAG GTGCTGCTAATCCTTACACTGAGGCAAACTACAAACCAGCGTTCCTTTCAGATGATGAACTAAAGCACTTAATATTAAGG GCTGCTGACGGCTTCCTCTTTGTCGTGGGCTGCGATCGTGGAAAGATCCTCTTTGTGTCAGAGTCTGTTTACAAAATCCTAAACTACAGCCAA AACgacctgattggccagagtCTGTTTGACTATCTGCATCCGAAGGACATCGCCAAAGTGAAGGAACAGCTGTCCTCATCGGACACAGCGCCTAGGGAACGGCTCATCGATGCCAAGA CTGGTCTCCCGGTGAAGACGGACATTGCGCCAGGCCCATCCCGGCTCTGTTCTGGTGCACGCCGCTCCTTCTTCTGCAGGATGAAGTGCAACAGACCCTCAGTAAAAATGGAGGACAAGGAGTtcccctccacctgctccaaAAAGAAAG CTGACCGGAAGAGCTTCTGCACCATCCACAGCACGGGCTACCTGAAGAGCTGGCCGCCCACCAAGATGGGCCTGGAGGAGGACAACGAGCCCGACAACGAGGGCTGCAACCTCAGCTGCCTGGTGGCCATCGGCCGGCTGCACCCCCACATCGTCCCCCAGTCCAGCCACGGAGACATCCGCGTCAAGCCCACCGAGTACGTCTCGCGGCACGCCATCGACGGCAAGTTCGTCTTCGTGGACCAGAG GGCCACAGCGATTCTTGCCTATTTACCCCAGGAGCTCTTGGGCACGTCTTTCTATGAATATTTCCACCAGGACGACATTGGGCACCTGGCGGAATGCCATAAACAAG TGCTGCAGATGAGGGAGAAGATCAACACAAACCTGTACAAGTTCAAGGTAAAAGACGGCTCCTTCATCACGCTGCGCAGCCGCTGGTTCAGCTTCATGAACCCCTGGACCAAAGAGGTCGAGTACATCGTCTCCACCAACACCGTCGTCTC GGGAAGTTTGCTTGATGGCACCGACCCCAGCTACCCCCAGCTTGCTGCCTCCCCCCAGAGCATGGACAGCGTACTGACAGCCGGAGATG GCCCAGGGAAGCGGGCCCTCCAGACTGTGCCGGGTATCCCAGGGGGGACACGAGCGGGGGCGGGGAAGATTGGCCGCATGATTGCAGAGGAAGTGATGGAGATCCAGCG AATTCGAGGCTCATCTCCCTCCAGCTGTGGCTCCAGCCCCCTGAACATCACCAGTACGCCCCCTCCAGATACCTGCTCCCCGGGAGGCAAGAAG ATTCAAAATGGTGGAACTCCAGACATTCCTTCAGCTGGTATGGTACATGGACCGGACTCCATAGGATACCCCTACTCCAATAACTCCATAATGA GTGATAACTCCCATATTGGCATCGACATCATGGACGAGCCTggctccagcagccccagcaACGACGAGGCGGCCATGGCCGTCATCATGAGCCTGCTGGAGGCCGACGCCGGGCTGGGCGGCCCCGTAGACTTCAGCGACCTGCCCTGGCCCTTGTGA
- the LOC118215089 gene encoding aryl hydrocarbon receptor nuclear translocator-like protein 1 isoform X1, protein MNICDDLMADQRMDISSTMNEFMSPGSTDLISSSINPPGIDYTRKRKGSSTDYQIDGFSFDDSMDTDKDKQLGRDCAEQGRIKNAREAHSQIEKRRRDKMNSFIDELASLVPTCNAMSRKLDKLTVLRMAVQHMKTLRGAANPYTEANYKPAFLSDDELKHLILRAADGFLFVVGCDRGKILFVSESVYKILNYSQNDLIGQSLFDYLHPKDIAKVKEQLSSSDTAPRERLIDAKTGLPVKTDIAPGPSRLCSGARRSFFCRMKCNRPSVKMEDKEFPSTCSKKKADRKSFCTIHSTGYLKSWPPTKMGLEEDNEPDNEGCNLSCLVAIGRLHPHIVPQSSHGDIRVKPTEYVSRHAIDGKFVFVDQRATAILAYLPQELLGTSFYEYFHQDDIGHLAECHKQVLQMREKINTNLYKFKVKDGSFITLRSRWFSFMNPWTKEVEYIVSTNTVVSGSLLDGTDPSYPQLAASPQSMDSVLTAGDACMFAGPGKRALQTVPGIPGGTRAGAGKIGRMIAEEVMEIQRIRGSSPSSCGSSPLNITSTPPPDTCSPGGKKIQNGGTPDIPSAGMVHGPDSIGYPYSNNSIMSDNSHIGIDIMDEPGSSSPSNDEAAMAVIMSLLEADAGLGGPVDFSDLPWPL, encoded by the exons ATGAACATTTGTG ATGATCTAATGGCAGACCAAAGAATGGACATTTCTTCAACAATGAACGAGTTCATGTCCCCCGGTTCCACTGACCTGATCAGCAGCTCCATCAACCCCCCTGGTATTGACTACACCCGCAAGAGGAAAGGCAGCTCCACAGACTACCA AATTGATGGATTTTCTTTTGA TGATAGCATGGACACCGACAAAGATAAGCAGCTGGGACG GGACTGCGCTGAGCAGGGCCGGATAAAGAACGCCAG GGAGGCTCACAGTCAGATCGAGAAGAGGCGGCGTGACAAGATGAACAGCTTCATTGACGAGCTTGCGTCGTTAGTACCCACTTGCAATGCCATGTCCCGCAAGCTGGACAAGCTGACGGTGCTGCGCATGGCTGTGCAACACATGAAGACTTTACGAG GTGCTGCTAATCCTTACACTGAGGCAAACTACAAACCAGCGTTCCTTTCAGATGATGAACTAAAGCACTTAATATTAAGG GCTGCTGACGGCTTCCTCTTTGTCGTGGGCTGCGATCGTGGAAAGATCCTCTTTGTGTCAGAGTCTGTTTACAAAATCCTAAACTACAGCCAA AACgacctgattggccagagtCTGTTTGACTATCTGCATCCGAAGGACATCGCCAAAGTGAAGGAACAGCTGTCCTCATCGGACACAGCGCCTAGGGAACGGCTCATCGATGCCAAGA CTGGTCTCCCGGTGAAGACGGACATTGCGCCAGGCCCATCCCGGCTCTGTTCTGGTGCACGCCGCTCCTTCTTCTGCAGGATGAAGTGCAACAGACCCTCAGTAAAAATGGAGGACAAGGAGTtcccctccacctgctccaaAAAGAAAG CTGACCGGAAGAGCTTCTGCACCATCCACAGCACGGGCTACCTGAAGAGCTGGCCGCCCACCAAGATGGGCCTGGAGGAGGACAACGAGCCCGACAACGAGGGCTGCAACCTCAGCTGCCTGGTGGCCATCGGCCGGCTGCACCCCCACATCGTCCCCCAGTCCAGCCACGGAGACATCCGCGTCAAGCCCACCGAGTACGTCTCGCGGCACGCCATCGACGGCAAGTTCGTCTTCGTGGACCAGAG GGCCACAGCGATTCTTGCCTATTTACCCCAGGAGCTCTTGGGCACGTCTTTCTATGAATATTTCCACCAGGACGACATTGGGCACCTGGCGGAATGCCATAAACAAG TGCTGCAGATGAGGGAGAAGATCAACACAAACCTGTACAAGTTCAAGGTAAAAGACGGCTCCTTCATCACGCTGCGCAGCCGCTGGTTCAGCTTCATGAACCCCTGGACCAAAGAGGTCGAGTACATCGTCTCCACCAACACCGTCGTCTC GGGAAGTTTGCTTGATGGCACCGACCCCAGCTACCCCCAGCTTGCTGCCTCCCCCCAGAGCATGGACAGCGTACTGACAGCCGGAGATG CATGCATGTTTGCAGGCCCAGGGAAGCGGGCCCTCCAGACTGTGCCGGGTATCCCAGGGGGGACACGAGCGGGGGCGGGGAAGATTGGCCGCATGATTGCAGAGGAAGTGATGGAGATCCAGCG AATTCGAGGCTCATCTCCCTCCAGCTGTGGCTCCAGCCCCCTGAACATCACCAGTACGCCCCCTCCAGATACCTGCTCCCCGGGAGGCAAGAAG ATTCAAAATGGTGGAACTCCAGACATTCCTTCAGCTGGTATGGTACATGGACCGGACTCCATAGGATACCCCTACTCCAATAACTCCATAATGA GTGATAACTCCCATATTGGCATCGACATCATGGACGAGCCTggctccagcagccccagcaACGACGAGGCGGCCATGGCCGTCATCATGAGCCTGCTGGAGGCCGACGCCGGGCTGGGCGGCCCCGTAGACTTCAGCGACCTGCCCTGGCCCTTGTGA